CGCAGCTCTACGAGGGCAAGGAGTGCACCCCGTACCTGTTCTGCACCGGGCCGACGCCGGCGCAGCAATGCGACGAGTTCATCCCCTGGCTGATCAAGAACGGCGGCAAGAAATTCGCGCTGCCGAGCGCCAATTATGTCTGGCCGCACACGCTGAACGTTTATGCCCGCAAGGTGATTGAATCGAACGGCGGCGAGGTGGTGTTCGAGGAATACTATCCGCTCGACCAGGTCGATTTCTCCGCGACGGTCAACCGCATCATCTCCAACAAGGTCGATGTCGTCTTCAACACCGTGATTCCGCCGGGTGTCGGCCCCTTCTTCAAGCAGCTCTATGAGGCCGGCTTCCTCAAGAACGGCGGGCGCCTCGCCTGCGTCTATTATGACGAGAACACGCTCAACATCAATCAGGCCAGCGAGATCGAGGGCCTCGCGAGCTGTCTCGACTATTTCAAGGTGCTGACCAAGGAGAACCCGTTCGACGCCAAGATCCAGGCGGCCTATGAGAAGGATTTTCCGGGCAACTTCCTGTTCGCGGCCGGCAGCGCTGCGACCGGCACCTATCGTGGCCTGAAGCTGTGGGAAGCCGCGGTGAAGGAAGCCGGCAAGATCGACCGCGAGTCGGTCGCCGCCGCGCTCGATCACGCCAAGATCGCCGAAGGCCCCGGGGGGCCGGCCGAAATGGTGCCGGGCAAGCGGCACTGCAAGATGAAGATGTACACCGCGGTCGCCAAGGGCGGGAACTACGAGATCGTCGCGCGCAGCGAGGGTCTGGTCGATCCCAAGGAATGCTAAGATCGCATGTCGAAGTCGATGGGCGCAGTGAAACAGGCCATCCCCGCCGAGATCGGCGGGTATATGGACGTCGCAATGGGTAGCAGCGGAGCGGCGGTTGAGGCCGTATCGGGGCGAAAAGTGCTGCCGATCGTGGAGGGCGTGGTGCTCGTCGCCGCGCTGATCGCGCCGCTGGTGCTGCAGGACTACCTCACGGTGTTCGCGACGCGCGTGATCATCCTTGCACTGTTCGCGCTGTCGTTCGATCTGGTCTGGGGCTATGCCGGCATCATGAGCTTCGGCCAGGCCCTGTTCTTCGGCTCGGCCGGCTATGGCGTGGCGCTGCTGGCGCGCGACCTCGACATCACCAACATCTTCCTGGTGCTGCCCGCGGGGACGTTGATCGGCCTCACCTTCGCACTGCTGCTCGGCGGCTTCCTGCTGCTGGGCAGGCACCCCTCCAGCGTGATCTTCGTGTCGCTGGGCACGCTCACCGGCTCCTACGCCGCCGATCGCCTTGCGCGCGGCTGGTACTATCTCGGCGGCCAGAACGGCATCCCCTCGATCGCGCCGATGTCGCTCGGTGGCTACGAGTTCACGGAGGGACCGGCGTTCTATTATCTCGTGCTCGGCATCCTCGTCGTCGTCTACCTGTTCTGCCGCTTCCTGGTGCGCTCGCAGTTTGGCCTCGCGCTCGCTGGCCTGCGCGAGAACGAGCAGCGCATTGCCTTCTTCGGCTACAAGGCGCAGCACCTGAAGGCCATCATCTTTGCGATCGGCGGCGCCATCGCAGGCCTCGCCGGCAGCCTCTATGCTTTCCACGAGGGCTTTGTCTGGCCTAACATGGTCGGCGTCGTCGTCTCCACGCAAGTGGTGCTCTACGTCCTGTTCGGCGGCTCCGGCACGCTGATCGGCGCCGTCATCGGCACTATCATCGTCGAGGGCGTCAGCTTCTGGCTCTCGGACAATTATCGCGACATCTGGCCGATCATTCTGGGCGTGTTGTTGCTGCTGGTGATCCTGTTCCGGCCGCTCGGTCTGATCAGCTTTGTGCTCGGCGAGCGCGAGCGGGTCGGCAGCTTTGGTGCCAAACCCAGGGCCCGCGCCAAGGAGAAGCGCAATGCTCCTTGAAGCTGCCGGCATCAAGAAGGTCTTTGGCAAGCTCACGGCGCTCGACGGCGCCGCGCTCACCGTGGGGGAGAACGAGTTTCATGGTCTGATCGGCCCGAACGGTTCCGGCAAGAGCACGCTGATGAAGTGCATCGCCGGCGCGGAGGTGCCGACCCAGGGAAAAGTCTCCTTCGTCAACACCGACATCACCGCGTTCACGCCGACTGAGCGCGCCCGCGCTGGCATGAGCCTGAAATTCCAGATTACCAGCGTGCTGCCCTCGCTGACCCTTTACGACAACATTCTGCTCGCGTTGCAGGCGCAGTCCTCGCTGTTCGACCTCGTGTTCTCGCGCACCCGCGGCGCGCTGCACGACCAGGTCATGACCATGCTGACGCAGTTTCGGCTTGCGAACCGCGCTTTCGATGCGGCAGCGGCCCTGTCGCACGGCCAGCAGCAATGGCTGGAGATCGCGATGGCGCTCGCGGGCAAGCCAAAGCTGCTGCTGCTCGACGAGCCGACCGGCGGCATGAGCCTCGAGGAGCGCCGTGTGACCGGCGAACTGCTCCAGCCGATCAAGAGGCATTGCTCGCTCGTCATCGTCGAGCACGATCTCGATTTCATCCGCGACATCTGCGATCGGCTGACCGTGCTCGACCAGGGCAAGGTGCTGGCGTCGGGCACCGTGTCCGAGATCCAGGCCAACCAATCCGTCCAGGAGATCTATCTGCGCCGTGCCTGAATTTTTGGACATCAAGCATCTCGATGCCGGCTACGGCCGCAGCCAGGTCCTGTTCGACGTCACCCTCGGCATCCCCTGGCGCGGCGGCGTCGCCGTGCTCGGCCGCAACGGCGCCGGCAAGACCACGTTGATGAAGACCATCGTCGGCGAGCTGCCGGCATGGAAGGGCGAGGTCGCTTTCGACGGCCGCGACATCAGCCGTCGCGCGACCCAGGAACGCGTGCGCGCCGGCATCGGCTATGTGCCGCAGGAGCATTCGGTGTTCGCGCGCCTGTCGGTGCGCGACAATCTCGCCGTCGGCTCGCTCGCGAAGAAGGATGCCAGCGCGGTCGACCGCGTGCTGACCATCTTCCCCAAGCTCGGCCAGCGCCTCGACCAGCCCGCCGGCACGCTCTCCGGCGGCGAACGCAAGATGCTCGCCATCGGCCGCGCGATGTTGGGTGATCCAAAGCTGTTGCTGCTCGACGAGCCGACCGAAGGCGTCTGGATCGGCGTGATCGAGGAGATCACCGAGCGCCTGATCGCGCTCGCGAAAGACATCGCCGTCATCATCGTCGAACAGCACCTCGACCTCGCGCTGCGCGTTGCCGACTACGCGTACGTGCTGGACCGCGGACGGGTCGCCCTGCAAGGCGAGGCAGGTGAGGTGAGGAGCAATCCGGAGCTGATGCGGTATCTGGCGCCGTAGGGGACGCGTCGCCCGTTCCGCAGCCGCATCTCGCCGCGGCACCTTGCCGGTCCCGTCGTCATCCTGAGGTGCGAGCGGAGCGAGCCTCGAAGGATGGGCGGCCCCCGCTGCCGCAGCCGGGCCGTCGCCCTTCGAGGCTCGCTGCGCGAGTGCCTCAGCGTGACGGTGAGAGATCGTCGGTCGACCAAGACCGGAAGAACGAGCGCCCTTACTTCACCGCCCCAAAGCGGCTGTCGAATGAGTTCGATGACACCACGGGCGCTGCGCCGGCCATCTGCTCGCTCGCGCCATCGCTCACCGACGGCTTCAGCGTCGGGCGCGTCTGGGCGAGGCGCGTGTCGGGCTTCGGAGCCTCAGTGGGCTTGGCGGCGGCGACCGCCGGCTTCGGCACGTCCTTCGCGGCGTCCTTGGATTTGTCGTGGCCCGGCACGAAACGGGTCACTGCGGCCTTCAGCCGGGATGCTGCGGTCGGCGGCGTCGTGGACGTGGTAGCCGGAGCGGCGGACGCGGTGGCTTGCGGCGGAGGCGTCGTCGTCGCCGTGGTGTCGGCGGTGCCGAGGCCCATCTTGCGGCCGAGATTCGAGAAGAAGCCGCCTTGGGATTTCTCCTGGGACTTTTCGGCAGGCTGAGCTGCAGCAACGCGGGTGTTGGTCGCAGGTGCGCTGACGGCGACGACCGGCTCCTGGCTCGCGGGCGCGGTGGCGACGGCATCGAGATTGGGCTTGGGCGGATTGACGTGCCCGGGGATCGTGCCCGGCGCCTTGGCCATCGCCAGCATTTCCAGGGTCGAGCCTTCGGCGCTTTCGGACAGGCCGGTCGATCCCTCCGGAATCTTGGAGGCGAAGATCTTGTTCATGCCGCCGTCGATGCCGGTGTTCATGCGCGCCACCGGCGTGCCCTTGGCGACGAGTTTCGCGTAGGCGGCCTCGTCCTGCTGCTGCTTCTCGCGCACAGCGCTGGCGATGTCCTCGGGGATCACATAGGCCGGGCATTTTGCCGAGGCGTCGAACACCGGATCGCGCTTGGCGTCGGCCGGCTTGGCCGCGTCGAACACGTACCTCTTCTCGCAGAAATCGACCTTCGGCTCCTGCCGCGTCACCTCGAAATGATCATAGCCTTCCTTGATCATCTTCCAGAAGGCCATGTTCGGATTGTTCCGGTGCTTGGCCATGTTCACCGGCGTCATCTTGAACGGATAGGCCTGCAGCTGGAACGCCTTCTGGCCGCCGAAGAAGGATTCGCGGCCGAGCGAATAGATCTCGGCGATCTGCTCGTCGGTCATCGCGTAGCAGCCGCGCGAGGAGCAATCGCCATGCACCATCAGCTGCGAGCCGCTGCGGCCCAAAGCCTTGTCGAACGCATTCGGGTAACCCGTGTTGAACGACAGGTAGTACGCCGATTGCGGATTCATCTGGCTCGGATTGATCGAATAGAATCCTTCCGGCGCTTGGCGGTCGCCTTCGCGCACCTTGGGGCCGAGATCGCCCGACCAGCGGCAGATCGGATAGGTCTTG
The genomic region above belongs to Bradyrhizobium arachidis and contains:
- a CDS encoding substrate-binding protein; translated protein: MFADRNLTRRRFLSNLAFTTGAVATGVGSWVIPAPWANAAEAPIKVGIATDLTGPIAYAGNADANVAKMVIKEINAAGGLLGRPLELYIEDTASNESVAVGNVRKLIQRDKVDMVLGGITSSMRNAIKDPIVARGKTLYIYPQLYEGKECTPYLFCTGPTPAQQCDEFIPWLIKNGGKKFALPSANYVWPHTLNVYARKVIESNGGEVVFEEYYPLDQVDFSATVNRIISNKVDVVFNTVIPPGVGPFFKQLYEAGFLKNGGRLACVYYDENTLNINQASEIEGLASCLDYFKVLTKENPFDAKIQAAYEKDFPGNFLFAAGSAATGTYRGLKLWEAAVKEAGKIDRESVAAALDHAKIAEGPGGPAEMVPGKRHCKMKMYTAVAKGGNYEIVARSEGLVDPKEC
- a CDS encoding branched-chain amino acid ABC transporter permease — encoded protein: MSKSMGAVKQAIPAEIGGYMDVAMGSSGAAVEAVSGRKVLPIVEGVVLVAALIAPLVLQDYLTVFATRVIILALFALSFDLVWGYAGIMSFGQALFFGSAGYGVALLARDLDITNIFLVLPAGTLIGLTFALLLGGFLLLGRHPSSVIFVSLGTLTGSYAADRLARGWYYLGGQNGIPSIAPMSLGGYEFTEGPAFYYLVLGILVVVYLFCRFLVRSQFGLALAGLRENEQRIAFFGYKAQHLKAIIFAIGGAIAGLAGSLYAFHEGFVWPNMVGVVVSTQVVLYVLFGGSGTLIGAVIGTIIVEGVSFWLSDNYRDIWPIILGVLLLLVILFRPLGLISFVLGERERVGSFGAKPRARAKEKRNAP
- a CDS encoding ABC transporter ATP-binding protein, with translation MLLEAAGIKKVFGKLTALDGAALTVGENEFHGLIGPNGSGKSTLMKCIAGAEVPTQGKVSFVNTDITAFTPTERARAGMSLKFQITSVLPSLTLYDNILLALQAQSSLFDLVFSRTRGALHDQVMTMLTQFRLANRAFDAAAALSHGQQQWLEIAMALAGKPKLLLLDEPTGGMSLEERRVTGELLQPIKRHCSLVIVEHDLDFIRDICDRLTVLDQGKVLASGTVSEIQANQSVQEIYLRRA
- a CDS encoding branched-chain amino acid ABC transporter ATP-binding protein, which encodes MPEFLDIKHLDAGYGRSQVLFDVTLGIPWRGGVAVLGRNGAGKTTLMKTIVGELPAWKGEVAFDGRDISRRATQERVRAGIGYVPQEHSVFARLSVRDNLAVGSLAKKDASAVDRVLTIFPKLGQRLDQPAGTLSGGERKMLAIGRAMLGDPKLLLLDEPTEGVWIGVIEEITERLIALAKDIAVIIVEQHLDLALRVADYAYVLDRGRVALQGEAGEVRSNPELMRYLAP
- a CDS encoding L,D-transpeptidase family protein; its protein translation is MTASVLLAGCDTDQVSLATNAKANQPVPPKLLAAMVEKNMDLQSPILVRLFKQEAELEVWKQTRNGQFALLKTYPICRWSGDLGPKVREGDRQAPEGFYSINPSQMNPQSAYYLSFNTGYPNAFDKALGRSGSQLMVHGDCSSRGCYAMTDEQIAEIYSLGRESFFGGQKAFQLQAYPFKMTPVNMAKHRNNPNMAFWKMIKEGYDHFEVTRQEPKVDFCEKRYVFDAAKPADAKRDPVFDASAKCPAYVIPEDIASAVREKQQQDEAAYAKLVAKGTPVARMNTGIDGGMNKIFASKIPEGSTGLSESAEGSTLEMLAMAKAPGTIPGHVNPPKPNLDAVATAPASQEPVVAVSAPATNTRVAAAQPAEKSQEKSQGGFFSNLGRKMGLGTADTTATTTPPPQATASAAPATTSTTPPTAASRLKAAVTRFVPGHDKSKDAAKDVPKPAVAAAKPTEAPKPDTRLAQTRPTLKPSVSDGASEQMAGAAPVVSSNSFDSRFGAVK